A window of Aequoribacter fuscus genomic DNA:
CTTCGATACGCAGCGTTGAAATTGGATCGAGTGACGAAGCAGGCTCGTCAAGCAATAGTACTTCTGGCTCAACGGCGATAGCGCGAGCTATCACCAAACGTTGCTGTTGTCCGCCCGACAGCACCGCTGCCTGAACGTCCAACCTATCCCGCACTTCATCCCACAGGGCCGCGGCAATCAGCGCTTGCTCGACTTTCTCTTGCAGAACGCGCGGCGATTTCTCACCCAACAAGCGCAGGCCATAGGCCACGTTTTCGAAAATCGACATCGGGAAAGGATTCGGCTTTTGAAACACCATGCCGATGCGCTGACGCAGGACGGTGGGATCTATCCGAGCCCCAAAAATCGACTCACCCTCAAACAAAATATCCCCCGTAATTCGCACTTTAGGGGTCAATTCAACCAAACGATTTAGACAGCGTAGTAAGCTGGATTTGCCACTACCAGACGCCCCAATAATGGCCGTCACTGCGTTTCGTTCCAGAGAGAGCTGCACATTATTCAGAACGGCTCTCCCCGGTCCGTAACTTAGCGCTAAATCTTTGATCTCGATGATCGGTTGACTCATGACATTCCTTACATTAACGCAGTAAATTCTGATAACGACGGTTTAATCGATTTCTCAAAGCAACCGCTAGCGCATTGAGTGCAACCACTATCGCGAATAACACAACAGCCGTCGCATAGACTCTCGCCTGCACCAAGCTACTATCAAGACTTTGGAACCCTAGATCGTATATCTGGTGCCCCAAATGCATGAATTTTTGATCCAAAGCCAAGAATGGAAACTCGGACTTGAGCGGCAGCGTGGGCGCGTACTCGACAACACCGACCAGCATCAATGGCGCGACCTCGCCCGCGGCTCGGGCAATAGCGAGAATTAAGCCCGTCATCATTGCTGGTGCGGTCAGCGGCAGCACCAATCTAATCAGGGTTTCTGCACGTGTGGCACCCAAAGCATAGCTCGCTTCCACGATCGACCTCGGAA
This region includes:
- the pstB gene encoding phosphate ABC transporter ATP-binding protein PstB, which translates into the protein MSQPIIEIKDLALSYGPGRAVLNNVQLSLERNAVTAIIGASGSGKSSLLRCLNRLVELTPKVRITGDILFEGESIFGARIDPTVLRQRIGMVFQKPNPFPMSIFENVAYGLRLLGEKSPRVLQEKVEQALIAAALWDEVRDRLDVQAAVLSGGQQQRLVIARAIAVEPEVLLLDEPASSLDPISTLRIEELIYRLKQNFTIVVVTHNMQQAARVSDWAAFMHDGTIVEYDNTTTLFTNPREVRTEDYITGRFG